A region from the Nematostella vectensis chromosome 13, jaNemVect1.1, whole genome shotgun sequence genome encodes:
- the LOC5513393 gene encoding transmembrane protein 208: MAPPTKGKQATKGQKQIKEENDKTVDFYSKLMISIHVTHLVFRFSFFAFSVSWLTWLVFILTSLLYLGCYKFMHYLAREGMDLNADSGTSEHIKDLILLTVIVQGLAIFTDYFWFFWLLAPLRAVYILWVNILGPWIFAEPPESDMDPKKQRKMERKMKRAGMM; the protein is encoded by the exons atggctcCG CCTACGAAAGGAAAACAAGCCACAAaaggacaaaaacaaatcaaagAAGAGAATGATAAAACAGTTGACTTCTATTCCAAATTGATGATTAGTATCCAT GTCACCCATTTAGTGTTCAGATTCTCATTTTTCGCCTTCTCCGTTTCCTGGTTAACATGG TTGGTTTTTATATTGACATCCCTTCTGTACCTGGGCTGTTACAAGTTCATGCATTACTTGGCTCGTGAAGGCATGGACCTTAACGCAGATTCTGGAACCTCAGA GCATATTAAAGATTTAATATTACTGACAGTGATAGTCCAAGGACTGGCCATTTTTACAGACTATTTCTGGTTCTTCTGGTTACTG GCTCCTCTTCGGGCCGTTTACATACTTTGGGTCAACATACTTGGGCCTTGGATCTTTGCTGAGCCTCCAGAATCTGACATGGACCCCAAGAAGCAAAGAAAAATGGAAAGAAAAATGAAACGAGCTGGGatgatgtaa
- the LOC5499133 gene encoding uncharacterized protein LOC5499133 isoform X1, translating into MPTSTLLLIFSVSINVSVGLFFFLVPVFRRFFTSRWILCQRVSKLLQENPSLVRKFFRDEIFTIFLFLCGIVLLISGHTLNDPFLSTEPTVLYIFAIYLGHYVYKVLQDFLLRDKIPPFKINLLHHLVTISTYMVFLYYQQNGISGLNGLLFEGSVIFVDLATFLRRLGIRKNDYLHISCVLFGFIFAVVFRAFSPLLILTISLLKHNPLKMDYLPLGFFFMNIVFFSMTNGWLVKSSFESFRRRIVTRRIINELARARDMSSFSPDREARVGGLVLNNSAPSTQSTRQPLSIVIPSNESFRLAPPVSNVNMNGGGDSLVSNLTTCRHERTIPRFDVIVNNTPSTTTSTTLTSFV; encoded by the exons ATGCCAACATCGACTTTACTGCTGATATTTTCAGTATCTATCAACGTCAGCGTTGGgttattcttttttcttgtGCCTGTGTTTAGACGATTCTTTACTTCCCGGTGGATTCTTTGCCAGCGCGTCTCCAAGCTTTTGCAAGAAAACCCAAGTCTTGTTCGTAAATT TTTCCGTGATGAGATCTTCACGATCTTTCTCTTTCTGTGTGGCATCGTTCTCTTGATATCCGGTCATACTCTCAACGACCCGTTCCTATCAACTGAGCCAACGGTACTCTACATCTTTGCCATCTACCTAGGTCACTATGTGTACAAAGTCCTGCAAGATTTCCTTCTCAGAGACAAGATCCCGCCATTTAAAATTAACCTTCTTCACCATCTTGTGACGATATCGACTTATATGgtatttttgtattatcaGCAAAATGGTATTTCTGGTTTGAATGGACTGCTGTTTGAAGGGAGTGTGATATTTGTGGATTTGGCTACGTTTTTACGCCGGCTTGGTATTCGCAAAAATGACTATTTACACATTAGCTGTGTTCTTTTTGGTTTCATTTTCGCTGTGGTATTCCGAGCGTTTTCTCCGTTACTGATTTTGACAATTTCATTGTTGAAACACAACCCCTTAAAGATGGACTATTTACCACTGGGATTTTTCTTTATGAATATAGTATTTTTTTCGATGACGAATGGCTGGCTTGTCAAAAGCTCATTCGAGAGCTTCAGACGGCGGATTGTAACTAGGAGAATTATCAATGAGCTCGCCCGAGCCCGCGACATGAGCTCATTTTCACCTGACCGTGAAGCAAGAGTTGGGGGACTGGTACTGAACAATTCTGCCCCTTCGACCCAGTCCACCCGACAGCCTCTGAGTATTGTTATTCCATCCAATGAGAGCTTCAGACTCGCTCCGCCTGTATCTAATGTTAATATGAATGGTGGCGGGGACAGCCTGGTATCTAACCTCACCACTTGTCGACACGAAAGAACAATACCGAGATTCGATGTTATCGTTAACAACACACCGTCGACGACTACATCAACAACTTTGACAAGTTTCGTGTGA
- the LOC5499133 gene encoding uncharacterized protein LOC5499133 isoform X2, translated as MVLLTETTDSTVNQRTDSKRQSFRDEIFTIFLFLCGIVLLISGHTLNDPFLSTEPTVLYIFAIYLGHYVYKVLQDFLLRDKIPPFKINLLHHLVTISTYMVFLYYQQNGISGLNGLLFEGSVIFVDLATFLRRLGIRKNDYLHISCVLFGFIFAVVFRAFSPLLILTISLLKHNPLKMDYLPLGFFFMNIVFFSMTNGWLVKSSFESFRRRIVTRRIINELARARDMSSFSPDREARVGGLVLNNSAPSTQSTRQPLSIVIPSNESFRLAPPVSNVNMNGGGDSLVSNLTTCRHERTIPRFDVIVNNTPSTTTSTTLTSFV; from the exons atggttttactgacggaaacaacggattcgacagtaaaccAGCGTACAGATAGCAAGAGACAGAG TTTCCGTGATGAGATCTTCACGATCTTTCTCTTTCTGTGTGGCATCGTTCTCTTGATATCCGGTCATACTCTCAACGACCCGTTCCTATCAACTGAGCCAACGGTACTCTACATCTTTGCCATCTACCTAGGTCACTATGTGTACAAAGTCCTGCAAGATTTCCTTCTCAGAGACAAGATCCCGCCATTTAAAATTAACCTTCTTCACCATCTTGTGACGATATCGACTTATATGgtatttttgtattatcaGCAAAATGGTATTTCTGGTTTGAATGGACTGCTGTTTGAAGGGAGTGTGATATTTGTGGATTTGGCTACGTTTTTACGCCGGCTTGGTATTCGCAAAAATGACTATTTACACATTAGCTGTGTTCTTTTTGGTTTCATTTTCGCTGTGGTATTCCGAGCGTTTTCTCCGTTACTGATTTTGACAATTTCATTGTTGAAACACAACCCCTTAAAGATGGACTATTTACCACTGGGATTTTTCTTTATGAATATAGTATTTTTTTCGATGACGAATGGCTGGCTTGTCAAAAGCTCATTCGAGAGCTTCAGACGGCGGATTGTAACTAGGAGAATTATCAATGAGCTCGCCCGAGCCCGCGACATGAGCTCATTTTCACCTGACCGTGAAGCAAGAGTTGGGGGACTGGTACTGAACAATTCTGCCCCTTCGACCCAGTCCACCCGACAGCCTCTGAGTATTGTTATTCCATCCAATGAGAGCTTCAGACTCGCTCCGCCTGTATCTAATGTTAATATGAATGGTGGCGGGGACAGCCTGGTATCTAACCTCACCACTTGTCGACACGAAAGAACAATACCGAGATTCGATGTTATCGTTAACAACACACCGTCGACGACTACATCAACAACTTTGACAAGTTTCGTGTGA
- the LOC5513358 gene encoding LYR motif-containing protein 4, producing the protein MAARPKILQLYRQLLREGQKFTNYNYRLHAIRRTRDAFKSNKNITDEASINKFIAEAEWNLEVIKRQAALSQMYGHDKLVIEPRN; encoded by the exons ATGGCTGCAAGACCGAAGATTCTTCAACTCTATCGACAGCTCCTACGGGAAGGACAGAAATTCACAAATTATAACTATAG attgcATGCTATAAGAAGAACTAGGGATGCCTTCAAATCAAATAAGAATATCACCGATGAAGCATCAATTAACAAATTCATAGCTGAAGCAGAGTGGAATTTAGAAGTTATTAAAAGACAA GCTGCTTTAAGTCAAATGTATGGGCATGACAAACTTGTGATTGAGCCAAGGAATTGA